The following coding sequences are from one Ooceraea biroi isolate clonal line C1 chromosome 5, Obir_v5.4, whole genome shotgun sequence window:
- the LOC105281126 gene encoding phosphatidylinositol 4,5-bisphosphate 3-kinase catalytic subunit delta isoform, with product MVHGNIPNAYKYNFWAERPGDVQEPTIVELTCLMPNGVVIPFEINRNITLDQIKEDLWDEASKYPLHGTLKDAPSYVFSCINSNAEIEELRDETRRLCDIKPFCSVLKVIEREGIKSDRNLDSQIGVLIGKGLHEFAALKNSEVNDFRWKMRLLGDDVALTRQKNCWMEKVHYQFPSRIAPSPIIPKNIENRLKDGNIVLVTKFEKSETAFTFQISHTTTPPELLEIILNKRANTLNTRGEQPNDFMLKICGQEEYLIGDKIPLVQFSYIQDCLAKDITPTLVTLSKQSVPVDQDNAYDNPDVDTLQRTKPSSSTLTLRKKGKHISALKLEESFVFTVNAISRLNSDAAHRTVEIGLQAGLFHGGKSLCESQKTKEIIVSPDGSCEWEETLKFDIKVRDIPRMARLCFVLYEISKTAKGLKSRKLVKDSKQELFINPLCWANTTIYDFKSQLKTGAMTLYTWTYAEDMQNDDLLHPLGTVVSNPHIDRAAALMLTFPNYGKDQCVLYPTPEKMVEYAQTLREQCNERSIKEELNQESDVSQQLEQLRLLADRDPLHELHEQEKKTMWALRHHCLREIPTLLAKLLQCVEWNDHKEVAEATALIQQWPKLPVEKALELLDYAYADQNIRNFAVWCLRDVTDDDLSLYLLQLAQALKHENYLTCPLTEFLLNRALQNQRIGHYLFWHLRSEMQVGAVSVRFGLILEAYCRGSQQHMRSLFKQMKCLDKLKSVSEQIKQRKDRKAALQGFQDFIQEPHCQEAISDVLNPLDPSFRWNHIKIEKCRLMDSKMRPLWLVFENNDPFGDDIYLILKHGDDLRQDMLTLQMLRIMDKLWKKEGLDLRMNPYGCISTENRVGMIEVVLNAETIANIQKEKGTFSATAAFRRGSLLAWLKDHNHTEAALNKAIEEFTLSCAGYCVATYVLGIADRHSDNIMVKKTGQLFHVDFGHILGHFKEKFGFRRERVPFVLTNDFVHVINKGQTKKGQAAEFQRFQNHCEQAFLILRQHGGLILSLFAMMISTGLPELSSEKDLNYLRDTLVLEMSESEAQKHFRSKFDEALCNSWKTSLNWASHNMSKNNKTT from the exons GATCTTTGGGATGAGGCTAGTAAATATCCCCTTCACGGTACATTGAAGGATGCGCCGTCGTATGTATTCTCGTGCATCAACTCGAACGCAGAGATAGAAGAACTGCGAGATGAAACGAGACGCCTCTGTGATATAAAACCCTTTTGTTCAGTGTTAAAAGTTATAGAACGCGAAGGTATAAAAAGCGATAGGAACTTAGACTCCCAAATTGGTGTCTTAATCGGCAAGGGATTGCACGAGTTCGCCGCCTTAAAGAATTCCGAGGTCAACGACTTCAGATGGAAAATGCGACTGTTGGGAGATGACGTGGCGCTAACTAGGCAAAAGAATTGCTGGATGGAAAAAGTGCATTATCAATTTCCTTCGAGAATAGCGCCATCACCAATTATACCTAAAAACATTGAGAATCGTTTAAAAGATGGAAATATTGTTCTGGTTACTAAATTCGAAAAATCGGAG ACTGCGTTTACTTTTCAAATATCGCATACTACTACACCGCCTGAATTgctcgaaataattttgaataaaagaGCAAACACTCTTAATACTCGAGGCGAACAGCCCAACGACTTTATGCTTAAGATTTGCGGACAAGAAGAGTATCTGATTGGTGATAAAATTCCGTTGGTACAATTCAGCTACATACAAGATTGTCTAGCAAAGGATATCACGCCAACGTTGGTTACGCTCAGCAAACAGAGCGTACCAGTGGACCAAGATAACGCTTACGACAATCCAGATGTGGACACGTTGCAACGTACGAAGCCGTCGTCCTCTACGCTAACGTTACGCAAAAAGGGCAAGCATATTTCCGCGTTGAAGCTCGAGGAATCTTTTGTTTTCACTGTAAATGCAATTTCTCGACTTAATAGCGATGCCGCTCATCGTACTGTAGAG ATCGGTCTGCAAGCTGGCCTCTTTCATGGTGGAAAATCCCTCTGCGAAAGTCAAAAAACCAAAGAAATTATCGTAAGTCCTGATGGTAGTTGCGAGTGGGAAGAGACACTGAAATTCGACATTAAAGTCAGAGATATACCGCGGATGGCACGGCTGTGCTTCGTGTTATACGAAATCAGCAAAACTGCGAAAGGTTTAAAGAGCAGAAAACTGGTTAAGGACTCGAAGCAGGAGTTATTCATAAATCCTTTGTGCTGGGCAAATACGACGATATACGACTTCAAGTCCCAGTTAAAGACAGGTGCAATGACATTGTATACGTGGACGTATGCGGAAGATATGCAAAACGACGATCTACTTCATCCCCTAGGGACGGTAGTGTCCAATCCGCACATAGATAGAGCCGCTGCTCTCATGCTAACATTTCCGAA TTATGGTAAAGATCAGTGTGTTCTCTATCCTACACCGGAAAAAATGGTTGAGTATGCTCAAACGTTACGGGAACAATGTAACGAACGTTCAATCAAAGAGGAATTAAATCAAGAGTCTGACGTCAGTCAACAGTTGGAGCAATTAAGATTACTAGCTGATAGGGATCCGCTGCATGAATTACACGAACAAGAAAAGAAGACGATGTGGGCGTTGAGGCATCATTGTCTTCGTGAAATTCCAACGCTTTTGGCCAAGCTGTTGCAATGCGTAGAGTGGAACGATCATAA AGAAGTCGCGGAAGCCACAGCGCTTATACAGCAATGGCCGAAGTTACCGGTAGAGAAGGCTTTGGAGCTGCTGGACTATGCTTACGCCGATCAAAACATCAGAAATTTCGCGGTTTGGTGTCTAAGAGACGTCACTGACGATGATCTCAGTCTTTACCTGCTACAGTTGGCTCAAGCCTTAAAACATGAGAATTATCTAACCTGTCCTCTGACcgagtttttattaaatcgagCACTTCAGAACCAGAGGATAGGGCACTATCTATTCTGGCACCTCAG GTCGGAGATGCAGGTTGGCGCTGTGTCCGTTCGCTTCGGTCTTATACTGGAGGCTTACTGCAGAGGAAGTCAACAACACATGCGATCATTATTCAAGCAGATGAAGTGTCTGGATAAATTGAAGAGCGTCTCGGAACAAATAAAGCAAAGGAAGGATCGTAAGGCGGCCCTTCAGGGCTTTCAGGACTTTATTCAGGAGCCACACTGCCAAGAGGCAATATCTGACGTCCTTAATCCTCTTGATCCGAGTTTCAGGTGGAATCATATCAA GATCGAAAAGTGTCGACTGATGGACAGTAAGATGCGGCCACTTTGGCTAGTTTTTGAGAACAATGATCCTTTCGGCGacgatatttatttgatacttAAGCACGGGGATGATTTGAGGCAGGACATGCTGACACTACAGATGCTACGTATCATGGATAAGCTCTGGAAGAAGGAGGGTTTAGACTTACGCATGAATCCGTACGGTTGTATCTCTACGGAGAATAGAGTCGGAATGATAGAGGTAGTGTTAAACGCGGAGACAATCGCAAACATTCAGAAGGAAAAGGGCACGTTCTCCGCCACGGCAGCCTTCAG GAGAGGTTCTTTGCTGGCCTGGCTGAAAGATCACAATCACACGGAAGCGGCCTTGAATAAAGCCATTGAGGAATTCACTTTGAGTTGCGCGGGTTATTGTGTCGCAACGTACGTTCTCGGGATAGCCGATAGACACTCTGACAATATAATGGTCAAAAAGACCGGACAATTATTTCATGTCGATTTTGGCCACATCTTGGGCCACTTCAAGGAGAAATTCGGATTCAGACGCGAACGAGTACCTTTCGTATTGACCAATGATTTTGTCCACGTTATAAATAAGGGCCAAACGAAAAAGGGGCAGGCCGCGGAATTTCAGAGATTTCAGAATCACTGCGAACAAGCCTTTCTAATTCTACGCCAGCACGGTGGACTTATACTGTCTCTGTTCGCTATGATGATATCTACTGGACTGCCTGAGCTTTCATCAGAGAAAGATCTGAATTATCTTAGGGATACATTG GTCCTAGAAATGTCCGAGAGCGAGGCACAAAAGCACTTTAGGAGCAAATTCGACGAGGCCCTTTGCAACTCGTGGAAAACGTCGTTGAATTGGGCGTCGCACAATATGTCCAAGAATAACAAGACTACGTGA